The following are encoded together in the Archocentrus centrarchus isolate MPI-CPG fArcCen1 chromosome 23, fArcCen1, whole genome shotgun sequence genome:
- the dusp16 gene encoding dual specificity protein phosphatase 16: MSERAGSRSGSGMPRPGAARPIGAEALVALLEGGLDRVVLIDSRPFVDYNASHILEAVNVNCSKLMKRRLQQDKVQIAELLQHSAKKKLELQADQEVVVYDQSSTDPAALSSESFLGVLLVKLERSFPSVHLLSGGFSEFSHLFPGLCEGKSTLVPSCISQPCLPITNVGPTRILPHLYLGCQRDVLNKDLMQQNDIAYVLNASNTCPKPDFIPESHFLRVPVNDSFCEKILPWLDRSVEFIEKAKASNSRVLVHCLAGISRSATIAIAYIMKRMDMSLDEAYRFVKEKRPTISPNFNFLGQLLDFEKKIKSPPGTETKPKPLHSPEPSGESTIQPEDPVPAPGVALLEPLTLPCVLADAPEERLLAQALSGLQLADGSEDSARLKRSFSLDIKSYGEPGGSAAHRVFAPHSGSGDTGDFYKPSSFKETTSKPCQFSPVEEVSEQSTPEQSPDKEEADSPQRTAPPASNSFTKPPPAAPTNCPHPLHRSGSMEENATSFLFGLSRSQQHLAKPGGGTALKGWHSDILLGPVTVSTSSLAGGWYLSSESTRFYSTSAILSGGGFTAYSCSHGLEAVRRRQRTCDRGDSRRSWHEESSFEKQLKRRSCQMEFGDGMTDSRSREEMGTAGSQSSFSGSMEVIEVS, translated from the exons ATGTCTGAGCGTGCGGGGTCCAGGTCCGGATCGGGGATGCCGAGGCCCGGCGCGGCACGTCCCATCGGGGCGGAGGCTCTGGTGGCCCTGCTGGAGGGGGGGCTGGACCGGGTGGTGCTGATCGACAGCCGGCCCTTCGTGGACTACAACGCCTCCCACATCCTGGAGGCGGTGAACGTGAACTGCTCCAAGCTGATGAAGAGGCGGCTGCAGCAGGACAAGGTGCAGATcgctgagctgctgcagcattcagccAAGAAGAAG TTGGAGCTGCAGGCCGATCAGGAGGTCGTCGTGTACGATCAGAGCTCTACGGATCCGGCCGCTCTCAGCTCCGAGTCCTTCCTCGGTGTCCTGCTGGTTAAGCTGGAGAGGAGCTTCCCCTCGGTACACCTGCTCTCAG gtGGGTTCTCCGAGTTCTCGCACCTGTTTCCTGGTCTCTGTGAGGGGAAGTCCACGCTGGTTCCCTCCTGCATCTCTCAGCCCTGCCTGCCCATCACCAACGTCGGGCCGACCCGTATCCTGCCTCACCTGTACCTGGGCTGCCAGAGGGACGTCCTCAACAAG GATCTGATGCAGCAGAACGACATCGCCTACGTCCTGAACGCCAGCAACACCTGCCCCAAACCAGACTTCATCCCAGAGTCGCACTTCCTCAGAGTCCCCGTCAACGACTCCTTCTGCGAGAAGATCCTGCCGTGGTTGGACCGATCGGTGGAGTTCATAG agaaGGCCAAAGCCTCCAACTCCCGAGTCCTGGTCCACTGCCTGGCTGGAATCTCCCGCTCGGCCACCATCGCCATCGCCTACATCATGAAGAGGATGGACATGTCGCTGGACGAGGCGTACAG GTTCGTGAAGGAGAAGCGGCCGACCATCTCGCCAAACTTCAACTTCCTGGgtcagctgctggactttgagAAGAAGATAAAAAGTCCTCCTGGTACCGAGACCAAACCGAAGCCCCTCCATTCTCCGGAGCCCAGCGGTGAGTCGACCATTCAGCCCGAGGACCCGGTCCCGGCGCCTGGCGTGGCACTGCTGGAACCTCTCACCCTGCCGTGCGTTTTAGCCGACGCCCCCGAGGAGCGCCTGCTGGCTCAGGCTCTGAGTGGCCTGCAGCTCGCCGACGGCTCTGAAGACAGCGCCCGGCTGAAGCGCTCCTTCTCTCTGGACATCAAGTCATACGGCGAGCCCGGCGGGAGTGCTGCTCACCGAGTGTTCGCACCTCACAGCGGGTCAGGGGACACCGGTGACTTTTACAAGCCATCATCCTTTAAAGAGACGACCAGTAAACCGTGCCAGTTCTCACCAGTGGAGGAGGTGTCGGAGCAGTCCACGCCGGAGCAGAGCCCTGACAAGGAGGAGGCGGACAGCCCGCAGCGAACCGCGCCGCCAGCCTCCAACAGCTTCACCAAACCTCCGCCTGCCGCTCCAACCAACTGTCCTCACCCACTGCACCGGAGCGGCAGCATGGAGGAGAACGCCACCAGCTTCCTGTTTGGCCTCTCCCGCAGCCAGCAGCACCTCGCGAAACCGGGAGGCGGCACCGCTCTGAAAGGCTGGCACTCGGACATCCTGCTGGGGCCCGTCACAGTCTCCACTTCCTCTCTGGCTGGCGGTTGGTACCTCTCTTCGGAGTCGACGCGCTTCTACTCCACATCGGCCATCCTGAGCGGCGGCGGCTTCACGGCTTACAGCTGCAGCCACGGATTGGAGGCGGTACGGCGGCGACAGCGGACATGTGACCGCGGGGACTCGAGGAGGAGCTGGCATGAAGAAAGCAGCTTCGAGAAGCAGCTGAAGCGGCGCAGCTGCCAGATGGAGTTTGGAGACGGAATGACGGACAGCCGCTCCAGAGAGGAAATGGGGACGGCGGGGAGTCAGTCGAGCTTCTCGGGTAGCATGGAGGTCATTGAGGTGTCGTGA